Within the Microcebus murinus isolate Inina chromosome 16, M.murinus_Inina_mat1.0, whole genome shotgun sequence genome, the region gggcattatggtgcatgcctgtagtcccagctacttgggaggctgaggcaggaggatcacttgagcccaggagattgaggttgctgtgagctaggctgatgccccggcactcactgtagcctgggcaacaaagtgagatgctgtctcgaaagagagagagagagagagagagggagggagggagggaggaaggaaggaaggaaggaaggaaggaaggaaggaaggaaggaaggaaggaaggaaggaaggaaggaaggaaggaaggaaggaaagaaggaaggaaagagaaaggaaagaaagaaagagaaagaaaaaggaaggaaggaaggagaaagaaaaagagagaaagaaagaaagaaaagaaagaaggaaggaagaaggaaggaaggaaggaaggaaggaaggaaggaaggaaggaaggaaggaaggaaggaaggaaggaaggaaggaaggaaggaaggaaagaaaggcacCTGACTCACCCTGGAGGTCAGGGAACTCTTCCCAGATCAGTGACATCTGTGTTCAATCttgaaaaatgggaaatatatgGGTTATAGTGAGCAGGTGCCAGGGGAGTGTATCACAGGCAGAGGAAACAATAATGTGTGAAGACCAGTGTGCATGAACAGCCATGCGCTAGCAGCACCCCGTtcctgggatttaaaaaaaaagatttggagcCAGGGAAGGACTTAAGGCTGCAGCATGGTGGGGAAATAAGATAGAGAGGCAGGCAAGAGCCTGAAGAATTTAAAACATCAGTTTGAACTTTCCTCCCAAGTGCCCTTGAAAGGGCTGTGAGCAGGGGAAGGCAGAACCAACTCTGGGTGGGAAAAAGACCTTCTGGAGCCTGTATAGGAATGAATGGAGCGAGTGAGACTGGAAgcctggaggtggggaggagtCTGGGACTGTGGTCCAGGTGAGAGAGGAGGCCTGAGGTGGTCGTGCAGATaggagggaagggcagagagaggcagggcaggagggacgGAGCTGGAGACTGCCTGAGGAGGGTGAAAAGGGAAGGGACAAAGACAGTTCTGGGGACCCGATCCAGTGACTAGTAGACAGTGGACCATTCCTAAGATAGGGAACCCATGGCAAGGAGTGGGTTTGGGGAAAGATTCTCAACTCATTTGGTGGCTGGACCTCTGAGCCCTGAGCTCCCAGTCTGCAGAAGGAAGAAAGTTTGGGTGTTGTCAGCTGTGGTCAGTGATGGACGCTGTGGGGATTGCTGAATTTTCCTTGGAGTGAAAAGAGAAGGGAGGTTCCAGGCACTATTTTGGTGAAAGCCTTAAATACTAAGAAAGGGATCTGGGAGAAAGTAGAGTATGGGAAGAGTAGCCAGCTACCTGACCCTTCAGAAAATAGAGGAGGAGCTCCTCCTAAGGCGGTGAGATTAAAAGAGCTGATACAAATACAACACTCAGAAGTGTGTCTGGCATATAACAGCTGCTCATTAgcattttaattccatttctcCATGAGAGGAGTGGAAAGACTTTGAAATTCCTGCTATCCTTCTGTCCCTTACTAGCTCCAACAACATGGGGAAATTGCTCCTGATTTTCAGAGTcttgtttatttgtaaaattagggCAAACTCGGATGGTTTTGAGGAATACAGTTATTCCTACATTATTCACTATTTCTGAATGACACTTAGGAAACAGTCCCTCCCCCGCAGCCTAAGGGCCAATTAGGGCTCGGTCCGCCTCCAGAAAATGCAAATTCGGGAAGACCTTCCTACCACACGCGCCAGCCCGCCCCGCTCCCGCGCGAGGAAGCGCCTGACTCCTTCCCGTTCCTTAGACCAATCAGAGCGCGGTCCGCAAGAGCAGTGTCCTGGGAGCGCAGATCGGAGCCCTCCGCGTCCCGCGGAGAATGGGTTGCCATGGTTACCACGGAGGGGCGGAGCTGGGGGCCAGGCCtccagggagagaggcagagttTGATTGGCTGTTTCCTCTCTTCACCTGCGGCCCAGGTGTCTCCCTGCCCCTTCCGAGTCCCTCCTGGAGCCTGACGCCTGGTTCTCTCCCTCGTCCCCTCCCGTCCAAGCCTGGCGCCCCGATGGTCTCCCGGGAAGGGCGCAGTCAGAAAACCCTGGGAAAACTGCTAGAGGCTGCTGCGAGAGGAGGAAACCCTTTTCTAATAAAAGcgttttgaggccgggcgcggtggctcacgcctgtaatcctagcactctgggaggccggggcgggcggattgctcgaggtcaggagttcgaaaccagcctgagcaagagtgagacccccgtctctactataaatagaaagaaagtattggccaactaatatatatagaaaaaattagccgggcatggtggtgcatgcctgtagtcccagctactcgggaggttgaggcaggaggatcgcttgagcccaggagtttgaggttgctgtgagctaggctgacgccacggcactcactctagcctgggcaaccaaatgagactctgtctcaaaaataaataaataaaagcattttgctACGTGCCAGGCGCTGTGCAAAATCTTCTCGTGAAGTATCTGGGTTGATCCTCAtaacagatggggaaaatgaggcacagagaggttaagaagcCTTTGTCAATATCACACAGCTAGATTTGGGGGACCCTGGTTTGGGTGCCGGGTGCGTTTCCCACTGGAGCCTTTCCACTGCGCCCGAAGAGAAGTCTGGAAGTGACCAGAAGATAGAAATAGCGAGATTCAGACGACAAGAGAGCTGACAAGAGAGAGATGCAgacccaaaggaagaaagaaaaggaaaatatgaaggaGTCAGGcagataaaaataggaaaaaagaaagtgattaaaaggaaaagtttcagaggcagaaagaaagatatggagagaggaggcagagatCTCCAGAAGGCCAGGAAGGCAAGCGATCAGTACAAGGACCCGGGAGAGGTGGGGTAGACGCCTAGAGAGGAAAGGGACGCCGAGAAGGGGGCAGAGACTCACGAGGGAGGCGGGGGTGGTGACCTGGAGGGTTATGGAGAACCGGAGAACCGGAGAGAAGGGGCAGAGACGGGGCTGGAGGGGAACCGAGGCCTAGAGCGcgaggagacagagctgggggaggggcgtggaGGCAGAGATCggagagaggaaagaagccaGCTTCCTGGAAAGAGTGAGCGACAGACAGACGGAGACGGAGAGAATATGAATtgagggaaagattttttttttttaagaagcggAAACTGAGAGGCGATACGCCAGACACAGGTCCCTCTCCTTTTCCGCCCTgctcgccccccaccccgccaccacacacacacacacacacacacacacacacgcgcgcgcacacacacacacacacacacacacacacacgcacacgcacacgcgcgcacacacacacacacgcgcacacacacacacacacacacgcacacacacacacacacgcacacgcacacgcacacgcgcgcgcacacacacacacacacacacacacacacacacacgcacacacacacacacacgcacacgcgcacacacacacacacacacacacacacacacacacacacacgcgtcgCACAGGAAGGAGGCGCAGTCAGGCGCTCACGACAGGGTCTTTATTacggcggggcggcgcggggcgctCAGGGCGCGTCCAGCACCAGCAGCTTGTGCATGTACGAGTTCAGCCAGTGGCGGCGCTCGAGGGCTGCCAACAGCCGCGCGCGTTCCCTGAAGGCCGCGTCGTCCGCCAGCGCCAGGCTGCGCCGCGACAGAGGAGTGGCCGGACGCCCCCAGGCCCGGCCGGAGGTGCGGGGGCTGCGGGGAGACCACGGGACGCGCTCACCGCGAGTccacgcccgcccgccgccgcccgcgctccCCGCGGTCTAACTCGAAGCCCAGTTACTGCCCCGACCGCGGAGTGGCTcggtctctctccctctgtctctctctctctgtctctttctctcggTCTCTCTCCctcggtctctctctctctgtctctctagtcAGGTTCAAAGCTCCCCGAATGCAGAGATAGAGCCTGACGCGCTCGTGCGTCCCCCGCGCTCGCCACACGGCCTGGCACACACCAAGAACCCACACGTTGCTCAAGGATCTTTCCCAGAATCTTCCTTTTTATAACGCTTCCTCTTGCTGAGTCTCtgtccaccaccaccaccaactccCCCCACCTTGGTCCCCCACCCCCGGTCTCTGTCGCCCTCTCTTTGGGTCTGTCCCCCTTTCCGGGTCTCTGTTCCCCTTTCTCTTTGGTTCTCTTCCCACCTCTCAGAGTCCGCTCCCCTCCCTGGGAGTCCGGGCCTGGCACCTACCTGAAGACCCCAGCGGGGGGCAGGGCTACTCCAGAGGCAGTGCGGGTGCCCCAGGggacaagcagcagcagcagcagcagcagccgcacCCGGGGGCTCCGGGACACCTGGCAGGTCTCCATCACctatggagagagaggaaagggatcAGTGGGGCCCCGAATCTCTGCCCAGGACCCCAccagccacccacccccagcggCCTCCCGCAAGGCCCCCTACCACGCAGTGGGCACTGGCAGGATGCTGGCAGCCCCCTTATATGGCCTTCACAGCCCCCGCTGCAGGCAGTGACGCAggccgggggccgggggcgcggggtcagcccccaccccaggctcatTAGAAGCTGCTGTGGATAATGaggagccgggggtgggggcccTGCCGCTGCATTGGCCACCACCAACTAATTGGGACCAGAAGCTGGGACCtgagaagagggagggggagagacagacagacagagaggtgGACACAGGGGGTGTGTCAGAGATAAAAATAGAGACTGGTGGGGGGACCATTAGAGCAgaagacagggacagagagaaagagggacagGGAGAGCAACAGAGAGGAGGGGCTGTGAGGAGAAACAGAGACATGTAGAGAAGAAATAACAGCCAGGGGAGGGACAAAGACAGAGAGTggccagggaggagagagagtagGAAAGGaagcaacagagaaagaaagaatggaacagaaaggaagaaaagagagggaaagagactaACTGAGCCAGATCAAGATGGAAGGATGAGGGAAAGACAGAGGAGATGGAAGGACAGAGGACCTAGCCAGAGATTCCCAGAGATTAATCCGGCAGGGAGAGAACCAGAGGGACAGAGCTAGGGAGCAGGGGAAAGGAGCAAGGACAGGTAAAGTGACTGACAAAATCAAGAAAACCTCAGAGAGCGGTGaagaggagacagacagacaggggcCCTGAGCCACCCTGTGCATGTGTTTAAGCCCCTCCCTGGGATGCGTTCGGGGGTGTCGTGAAGAGAAAGCCCAATCCCCCCAACACTGGCTCTTAAGATGGGGCCCTCCATACACAGTGGGGAGGTGGACAAAGGTGGGACGTCCTAAAGGGCAGCAGTAACCTGGGACAAGGAAGCCTGGGCTCCCAGTTTCCCagagaggaggagctggagcttgGGCTCCTAGGTTTAAGAGTGGGTGGGATGGGGACCCAGACTCCCGGTTCTAGGGGAGGAGAGGCCTGGGGACCTGCATTCCTGGATCTGATGGAGGAAGGCCTGAGGCTGGAGGCCTGGATGCCTGGGTCTGAGGGGAGGGACCTGGGGAACCCAACTCCAGGGTTTTGAAGTAGGAAGGTGTGCCAGGGAACTAGACTCTTGGTTTTGGGGTAGGAGGGAACAGAGGGCCAGGACCCCTGGTTTCAAAGGGAAGAAAGTTTGGGCCATAGCCTTCCACCAGATCATCCAGTCCCTATCTGCCTTCCTCAGCCCAGAGACAATGTCCTTTACCTCTGTCTCTTTAAGAGCCTAAACCTGTTGCTAGGCTCCCAGGATCCCCTAGGAGGGTGTCAGGTGCGTCACCCAAATGCCCCTGAGACCCTACCTCCCAATGCCCCGCCCAGAGCCATTCTGCAGCATTCGAAGGTCTCTGCATCCAGCTCTGCTCACCTGCTGTTATCTTGGACACCACTGAGCAGGTAAGAGCCCCCAGGAGCCCAAGTGAGCTTGTCTCATccgggtgtgagccacctcgccctccAGCTCACCACAGACCCACGAGTCTCAATCTGGACTCGCCCCCAAGATGCTGAAATCCTCACTCCATCCCCGATAAACAGAGAGGCCTGAGAGCCCTACCCACAGCtgtctcctccaccccacccatgCCGAAGAGTCCAGACGCCTATTTCTGGAGGACTCAGGCCTCAGGGCTCCCAATTCCCTTCTAACTCAGGACCAAAGAGCTCAAAacttccatttcctttctcccctgtaatccagcccccccccccatgccttGCTCCCTCAAAATTCTAGGTGTCTGAACTTTCAGGCTTCTCTTCTTGAAAGAACCAGGAATTCAGACCCTCAGCTCCCTCACCCTGTGAGACCCACGAGTCTGAACCCCCAGCAACTTTCTTGCCCAGGGCCCAAGAATCTCCTTCCTCTCTCAGATTCAGGAGTTGAGTCCCCAGCCCTTCCTTTCGAACCTCCTCTAGTGTAAACAACTGTTGAGTCAAGGTGTCCCAGGGGGCCTCGGAAAGGAAGGCGATCTCATGTCCCCTCGGAGATCTGACACCTTCCAAAGTCGAAGTCCAGGGAGTCTGGGGGCCTGGAGAGGTGTCATTCCTTCCCAATTTTTCTGGGACCCCTGGGTGTAACAGATAAGGAATTAACTATGGCTCCCAAGAAGCCCCGCCTCAGTCTCCCTTAGCTACCGCAGCCATCACCCCCCAGCCTCCTGGGAGTTGCAATTGGGTTTTCATCTCTTCCCTGGCGCTTGCTGGGCCGCGTTGTGGTCCACCTGTCGGCGGCGGGCGTGGCCTCAGGTGGGGTGGGCGTGGCCGCTTAGTGGGCGGGGTCTCCGGGGAACCCTCAGCCTTAaccccttccttcccactccccGGCAGCTATAGGCATCTCCCAGAGCTATGAAATCCTGCAGCCTGATCCTCTTCCTCCTCGTCTTCCTCCTGGCTGGACTGGGTTCCAAGGCCGCCCCCTCAGCCTCTTCGCCTTTAGGCTCCGACTTTCCGGGGATGGGCCACCCCTCTGAGACATCCTCTCCTGCTTCTGATAATTCCACTGGAGATCAGCCTAACCCAGAATTCCCTGGGACTGTTTATGCTGAGCCTTCCAAGACACCTCACCTAGTTTCCCCCGAGACTTCCTCCCTTCTTGACCTCCCTGGGACGCCCAACCCTGACCTTCCAGAAACCTCACACCCAGAGTTCCCTGAGACCCACAAGGCTGACCCACTGTCAACCTCAATATCAGAATCCTTAGACACCCCCAAAATTACCCCCTCCCAAATGACACACCCAGAGCCTCCTGAGATCCCCAAACCTGGCCCAACTGAAATTCCACACCCAGGATCTCCTGAGACCCCCAAAGCTAACCCCTCCAAAACTTCACGCCCAGAATTTCCTGAGCCTCCAAACACTTACCCTATGCAAACCACACACCAAGAACCCACAAAGACTCCCAAAGTTAATGCCACTGAAATCTCACAGGCAGGAATCCCTGAGACCCTAAGTCCTGACCCCACCAAGACTTTTGATCCCAGATCTCCAGAAGCCCATAACCCTGACACCACTGAGCCCCTAAACTCTGAATTTCCCCAGACCCTGTATCCTGACCCTACTGAAACCCCCCACCCAGAATCCCATGTGACCCACAACCCCCACACCACCAAAATTTCCCAAACCAAATTCCCCACAACCTACTACCAAAATGCAACAGATGTCCCCATGACCTCTGACCCTGAAATCTCTACTAGTCTTTATCCAGAAACACCTTCGCCCTTCATGGATGAAGCTACTGCCCTAAATCCCAAGCCAGAAACCCTTGCAGTCACCCAGCCCGACTCCCCTAAATTTCCCACCTCAGATTCTCCAGGGACCGTTGAGCTGAAGGCCCCCCAGAACTCTGACCCTAAGGGGCCCgacacccctcctccctcagcccggATTGCAGGCCCCCCTGCTCTTCCAGGGCCCCCCAATCAGCTGGCCCCTGCCACTCAGCGGGCCCCCCAGCGGCGCAGCGGAGGTGAGAGAGTCAACACTATCATCGTGGTGGAACGAGTGAAGGAGACCGGTGAGCGGCGGGAGCCGGACTCCTGGGTCCGCGGGAggcgggctgggggctgggctcaAGGGCCCGAGGGAGGAGAGGTCTGGGAGCTCAGACCGTCTCCTCCCGCAGGCGTGACTCTGGTGGGGCGGCCCCGCGGCGCGGCCGGCGGCGCCCTGTGCCTGTTCTTCGCGGGGACTGGGCTGCTGCTCGGCATTTTCCTGCTGCTGTGGTGTCTCTACCGCCGGGCAGCGCGACACCAGCCCTTCGCGCACCACCGCCTCCCGGACGACGGAGACGAGCCGGGTGAGCGCCCTGCCCCTCGAGTGCCTGCACTTTTCCTTAACCTGGTCCCCCCAGCCACTACACGGCGCCCTAACTTTTCGAAAAGCACAGATCCCCCATCCAAGGTCAGTTAAAGCCCTGACCCCTTCATGGTCAcgtctcaaacacacacacacacacacacacacacacacacacacacacacacacacttcaggCCCAGAGCCACCAGTCCCTTCAAGCTCCGCCCCTTCCGCGCCGGGCCCTgaaggccccgcccctccgctgCAGGGCCCGCCCCTGCTGATGGACGCCACGCCTCCTCTTCATTCAGTGGCCTTCACCCTTTCTTTGAAAACCCAGTTTAAATGTGCTGTCGGGTCCTCTCTTCCACCTCCTCATTGGCCAGCGGCACAACAGAGGGGGCAGGCCCCCCCGTTGGCCTGGGGATGACCCTCGACCCTTTGCTCACACAGTTATGCATTTGGACACCCCCAAGGACCCCTACGACCTCTACTTTTATGCACCGGATGCCTGGGTCCCTTCGCACATCGCCACCAAGCAGCCGCCGCCCACACCCCCGCTGCCACCCAAGCTGCCCCCACCACCCCGCGGGGGCCGCCCTCAGCGCCTGGAGGCACTGTCCCCCGCCACGCTCCCCAACAATTTCGTGTGAGCCCTGCCTGAGTCCCACCAGACCTGCGAAtccccagagggagggaggacccAGGGGTCCTGTCCTCCTGACATGCTTTGCTACATAGTGGTCCTCTGGGATAGGGAGTCCAACACACAGAGATGCTTTCGCTGTGGTCGGAGAACACAGCCTGAGGTCGAATAAATCAGGTGTTCCCATGACTAGATATCTCTCTTGCCTGagtcctggggcaggaggggtcTGCAGTCTAACCCGCTGAGACCGAGGGAGAAGGGGGTTGAGGATGGTTCTTTTGGGTCCGAAAGAAGGGGCTGGGACTCCCGGGTCTGAGGGGGGAcgggggctgggggccagggctcCTGTGACCCCCACGGCCAATGACAACTGAGTCTGTACACCAAAGCATTTTATTgggagtggggcagggcaggaTTTACAGtcacagagacacaaagacacAACCCTGCCCGGGGAAAAacacccctctcccccagccccattcCCTTTGCTGGGATTCTGTGACTTCTCCTATGTATGTTCCCCAAATTCTAAGCCGAAAGTGGGGGTCTGAGAGGGGAAGGATCCCAGATCTTGAGTCATTTAGCCCCTGAGGGACACAACAAATGGCCACTGAGACACTGAGGGTAGTTTGAAACCACCCGGGAGAATAAAGTGCAAGGAACTGGGGGACGAGGGGCATCTTGAAACCACCATGGGGAAGTTCAATGGTGATGGCTTCAAACCATTGAGTTGATGGACTTGAGCAGCCACTATTTAGACCTGAAAACCACGTCAGAAAAAGTGCATGGGGGTGGAGAGAGGCATATTGTTAAAACTGCCATTTTGGTTTTTTCCCTAGACATGCTACGCTAGGGAGAAGGTCCTGGGAATTCGGTGCTTCCGCAGAATCTGCtggtagggggaggaggaaggtgggggaATGGGGGAGACATGAAACCGCCATTTTCCCTCAGAAACGCTGGTGAGAATCAACCCCTGGAATGGCGGGGATGGGCGATTGGTTGAACCAACTTGGGAAATGCAGAATAGAGTTGGGAGAGATTTGAAACGTCTAGAGGAGGACCTTGAACTTTTCTGAAAGGAGAGGAAGTAATCTCAGGGGTTAGCCTGAGAGCCCCTGGGGTTAAAGGAAAGGGGGACGGTGCCTGAAACCACGAGAGAGAGTAAGACGTTGCACTGTCCATTAAAATAAAGCCCTGAAAGGAGAGATCTTAAACCACTGAGGCAAAACAAGTGGAGAAGGGAACCTTTAGGGGAGTTTGGGTATCTTTGAAACTGCCATCTGCAGCTCCACCACCCCTGAGAGGCAGCCAGGAAGGAAAGAGGGTGTAACAGCACTGGGAACAAGGGAGAGTGCTTCTTAGGCCTGCGACACGACAGAGGAGTGGGGCTCCTTGACACGGTCACTCAGGCCGGAGATGTGTGGAGCAGAGGTCCTGGAAACTGCCATCCCGTGGGAGGCACATGGTCAGTAGTCCCGGACAGGGGGTGGGGGTCTTGGGGGCTGAACTGTGCTGTGTGTGGCCCCATAGGAGGGTGGGGGAGCAGGGGGTGCCCCCGGCGGCTCAGCCTCATCCTCCATTTCACTTTCGTCACTGCCAGCCAGCTGGTCGTGGCTGACAAAGCCACACTTCTCTTCGCTCATCTCCTCAGGCTCCGCCCACGGCTGCTTCTCGCCGGAAGCAAAGACCCCGTAGAAGATGACACCCCCATAGTGCACCAGGGAGGCAATTAGGAACACGTACTGCCACTCCTCCCGAGTCTGCAGGGGAGAGGGGGTCAACAGGGATGAATGAGGTCAAATGGAGGATGGAGAAATGAGTAGAGAGGAcatggcagggggagggaggcagagatcCAGAGAGGGCCCGAAAGGGACCAGAAAGGATAGAGGTGGGGCCCCAGTGAGGGTGACACAGCGTGGTCAGGAAGGTAGCATGCATACTTTGGAGGACGAGTGACTCAGGGCCATGCACCAACCTTGTGCTTAGTCATGGCGCCCACGATGATGGGGCACACCATGCCCGACAACGTGCCCACGCCATTGGAGATGCCCATGAGGATGCTGGCGTAGCGAGGGGCGATGTCCAGGTGGTTCACGTTGAACCCTGGAGGAGAGACAACTCAGAAGGTGACACACCTGCATCTCACTCCAGTGATGCCCCCTGGAATATTCCCGAAGCCCCCATCCCCACTCAGTTTAGTCCGTCTTTTGTGAGGCTCGGAGACCCCATTCCTGAACCAGGAAGTTCCCTATAGAGCTGACCACAGTCCCCCAAGCTACAGATCCATGGTTCTCACCAGAGATGGCGAAGCCGCTGAAGCCCACGGCTAGGACGAGGAAGGAAATGGCCACGCCCTTGGAGTGCGAGTAGCCGACCACCAGCAGCAGAGTGGCTTCCATGCCGAAGCCTAGGAGAGGGACGCGTCTCCTACGTGTCGGCCAGGGCTGGGCACAAGTGGCCACACACTGCCTTTCCGGACCTGCTCCCGCCCCAATCCGCCTGTGTGCCCCAGTCTGGCCACCTCCACACCAGGCGCCAGGCCCACATCCCACCCGACTGGCTCTCCCAATCCCAGCCCTGACCGCGCCCACTGGCTTCCGAGAGACTAAACGGACCCTCCGCGGCCGCATTCCCTGACTAGGCCGCGCCCCGAATACACGGGATCCCTGTGCACCTTCTCACCTTCCCTCACTGTCCCCATGctatcgagaccctgtctctccaggACCCCCAACTCATAGGCCCGCTTCATCACCTAGCTCACGTCCTACCACACCCAGTCTTGGGCAGGCCCAGCCCTTCCAGGCCCCGCTAGGTCTCTCCTCTGCTCCACCTGGGTAGTCACACCCGTTCCGCGCGGTGGCCCTTAGAGTGCAGCATGACAATCTCTTCCATCCAGGTCCCCCCTCATCCCAGCTCCGCCCTGCTGGCCACGCCCCCTGACCTCACCCATGGCCACGCCCACCCCAGCTCCGCACCGCCCTGGCTGTCCCTGATCagggccaggccccgccccactCACCACCGCAGTTCATCAACTTGCGCACGTTGGTGGTGGACATGATGCTGCGGCTCCGCAGGAAGTCAGCGATCTGGCCGCCAATGGGCACGATGATGGTCATGACCAGGTGGGGCAGCGCTG harbors:
- the PTH2 gene encoding parathyroid hormone 2; this translates as METCQVSRSPRVRLLLLLLLLVPWGTRTASGVALPPAGVFSPRTSGRAWGRPATPLSRRSLALADDAAFRERARLLAALERRHWLNSYMHKLLVLDAP
- the GFY gene encoding Golgi-associated olfactory signaling regulator, with product MKSCSLILFLLVFLLAGLGSKAAPSASSPLGSDFPGMGHPSETSSPASDNSTGDQPNPEFPGTVYAEPSKTPHLVSPETSSLLDLPGTPNPDLPETSHPEFPETHKADPLSTSISESLDTPKITPSQMTHPEPPEIPKPGPTEIPHPGSPETPKANPSKTSRPEFPEPPNTYPMQTTHQEPTKTPKVNATEISQAGIPETLSPDPTKTFDPRSPEAHNPDTTEPLNSEFPQTLYPDPTETPHPESHVTHNPHTTKISQTKFPTTYYQNATDVPMTSDPEISTSLYPETPSPFMDEATALNPKPETLAVTQPDSPKFPTSDSPGTVELKAPQNSDPKGPDTPPPSARIAGPPALPGPPNQLAPATQRAPQRRSGGERVNTIIVVERVKETGVTLVGRPRGAAGGALCLFFAGTGLLLGIFLLLWCLYRRAARHQPFAHHRLPDDGDEPVMHLDTPKDPYDLYFYAPDAWVPSHIATKQPPPTPPLPPKLPPPPRGGRPQRLEALSPATLPNNFV